CCGTTGACGATGCAGCCCATCACCGCGACGTTGAGGTTCTCGACGCCCGGATAGCGGGTCTTCCAGCTCGGCATCTCGACGCGGATGAAATCCTGGATCGAGCGCGCCAGTTCCTGGAACGTGGTCGAGGTGGTGCGGCCGCAGCCCGGGCAGGCCGCCACCAGCGGCACGAAGGTGCGGAAGCCCATGGTCTGCAGCAATTCCTGCGCGACCTGGACTTCGAGCGTCCGGTCGCCGCCGGGCTCCGGCGTCAGCGAAATCCGGATGGTGTCGCCGATGCCCTGCTGCAGCAGGATGCCGAGCGCGGCCGAGGAGGCGACAATGCCCTTGGAGCCCATGCCGGCTTCGGTGAGACCGAGATGAATGGCGTAGTCGGAGCGCGACGCCAGATCCTGATACACCGCGATCAGGTCCTGCACCGCCGACACCTTGGCGGACAGCACCATCTTGGTCTTCGGCAGGCCGATCTCTTCGGCGCGGGCGGCCGACAGCAGCGCCGACTGCACCATCGCCTCGCGGGTCACGGCGCGGACGTCGCGCGGCTGGGCGGAGGCGGCGTTCTCGTCCATCAGCTTGGTCAGCAGCTCCTGATCCAGCGAACCCCAATTGGCGCCGATCCGGACCGCCTTGTTGTTCTTGATGGCGATCTCGACGATGTCGGCGAACTGGGTGTCGCGCTTGGCCTTGAAGCCGACATTGCCCGGATTGATCCGGTATTTGTCGAGCGCTTCGGCGCAGGCCGGATACTCGGCGAGCAGCTTGTGGCCGATGTAATGGAAGTCGCCGATCAAGGGCGTGGTCAGGCCGAGCTTGCGCAGGCCGTCGCGGATATGCGGCACGGCGGCGGCGGCTTCCTCGCGGTCGACCGTGATCCGGACCATCTCGGAGCCGGCGCGCGCCAGCGCCGCGACCTGCTTGATGGTGCCGTCGATGTCGGCGGTGTCGGTGTTGGTCATCGACTGCACGACGATCGGCGCACCGCCGCCGACGGCGATATCGCCGACCATGACCTGGGTGGTCCTGTGCCGCGGCGCGGGGCCGGCGACGTCGTTCTGCAGCGGATTTTCGAGCTTGTTCATGGCGTCCGGAATATCAGGTTTTGGTGACAGTCAGCAATGGATCAATGGGTGCAGGAACCCCGGGATGACTTGGCCACCGCCGCCCGGAACCGCAAGATCCGGCCTCACAAAGCCGGAACCTTGCCGGGCCGGTTGACCAGATACAGCCCGGCCATGACCAGCAGTGCCGCGAAGCCGAACGCCGGGGTCAGCGGTTCGTGCAGGATCAGATAGCCCGCCGCCACCCCGAATAAAGGGGTGAAGAAGGTAAAAGCCGACAATTTGCTGGCCGAATAGGTCTTCACCAGGCCGAACCAGAGCAGAAAGGTCAGGCCCACCACCCAGATCGACTGGTAGGCCATCAGCGCCAGCGACAGGGGGGTGGGCGTTTGCTCGATGGTTTCGCCCGCAATCAGCGCCGCGAACAGCAGAATCGGCACCGAGAGCGCCACCTGATAGGCCAGCCCCTTCTCGGCGGGGGCCCGCTGCAGCGGGCTCGCCTTCACCACCAGGGTGGTGGCACCCCACAGTGCCCCGCCGCCGACCAGCATCAGGTCGCCGAGCAGCACCTTGGCGTCGACATTGGGCTGCGGCACCCCGATCGCCACCGCCACGCCGGCGAAGCTGAGCGCCAGCCCGGCCCATTGCATGGCGCGCAGCCGCTCGCCGAGGAAATGGTAGGCGCCCAGCGCCACGACAAACGGCGCCACATAGAGAAACACCACCCCGCGCGACGCCGTGGTCAGGGTCAATCCATAATAGATCAGCACGAATTCCAGCCCGAACAGCACGCCGGCGAGCAGCCCGGCCTTCAGCGTGCCGTCGCGCTGAAACAGCTTCACGCCGCGCGCCCGGGCGATGATCAGGATCACGATCATGGCTCCGGCGGAGCGGATCGCCGCCTGCAGGAAGGGCGGGATGTCCGGCAGCACTAGCTTCACGGCGATCTGGTTGAAGCCCCAGCTGAAGCAGCACAGCAGCATCAGGGCGATCGCGCCCGCGGTCAGCGGCCGGGCAGCCGCGCCGCCTATCTGTGCCGACATCGGCCGGATGTCTGCTGTGCGGCGAAAGAGAAAATCGACATTGCGCCTCCGGCTTGCCGCCGTGTTGTCGCGGGCGTGCTCGCGTGCGAGCAACGCTCCTCCCGGTTGTTCAAGGCGTAGACTGCGTCAGGTGGATTGGCAATGCCCGCAGACGCCGGTGATTTCCACCACCGAGAGCTTCGGCGTGAAGCCGGTCTGGCGCGCCGCCTCGCTGAGACTCTGCGCCACGGCGGTGGCGGGAATCTCGCCGACCGAACCGCAGGATTCGCAGATCAGGAAAGCGACCGCGGAGGCGTCGTCGTGTTCGCGGCCGCAGGCGAGAAACGCGTTGCGGCTTTCGATCCGGTGCACCAGCCCGTTCTGCATCAGGAAGTCGAGCGCGCGATACACCGTGATCGGCGCCGGGCGCGGCATCACGCGCGCCAGTTCGTCGATCACCTCATAGGCGCCGAGCGGGCGATGGCTGGACAGCAGCGCCCGCAGCACCTGCCGCCGGATCGGCGTCAGGTTCTGTGAGCGGTCCGCACAGATCCGTTCGGCGTGCTCGATGCCTTCGGCGGCACAACGGTCGTGATCGTGACCGGGGGCGGGAAAGGCCGGCTTCAAAGCAGTCATCGCATTGCCTCAACGCAGCAGGTGCCTCAACGCAGCAGC
The DNA window shown above is from Rhodopseudomonas palustris HaA2 and carries:
- the ispG gene encoding flavodoxin-dependent (E)-4-hydroxy-3-methylbut-2-enyl-diphosphate synthase — translated: MNKLENPLQNDVAGPAPRHRTTQVMVGDIAVGGGAPIVVQSMTNTDTADIDGTIKQVAALARAGSEMVRITVDREEAAAAVPHIRDGLRKLGLTTPLIGDFHYIGHKLLAEYPACAEALDKYRINPGNVGFKAKRDTQFADIVEIAIKNNKAVRIGANWGSLDQELLTKLMDENAASAQPRDVRAVTREAMVQSALLSAARAEEIGLPKTKMVLSAKVSAVQDLIAVYQDLASRSDYAIHLGLTEAGMGSKGIVASSAALGILLQQGIGDTIRISLTPEPGGDRTLEVQVAQELLQTMGFRTFVPLVAACPGCGRTTSTTFQELARSIQDFIRVEMPSWKTRYPGVENLNVAVMGCIVNGPGESKHANIGISLPGTGESPAAPVFVDGEKFRTLRGENIAGDFKALVIDYIEQRYGAAPKPGAAQMVPAAE
- a CDS encoding DMT family transporter, whose translation is MSAQIGGAAARPLTAGAIALMLLCCFSWGFNQIAVKLVLPDIPPFLQAAIRSAGAMIVILIIARARGVKLFQRDGTLKAGLLAGVLFGLEFVLIYYGLTLTTASRGVVFLYVAPFVVALGAYHFLGERLRAMQWAGLALSFAGVAVAIGVPQPNVDAKVLLGDLMLVGGGALWGATTLVVKASPLQRAPAEKGLAYQVALSVPILLFAALIAGETIEQTPTPLSLALMAYQSIWVVGLTFLLWFGLVKTYSASKLSAFTFFTPLFGVAAGYLILHEPLTPAFGFAALLVMAGLYLVNRPGKVPAL
- a CDS encoding Fur family transcriptional regulator, encoding MTALKPAFPAPGHDHDRCAAEGIEHAERICADRSQNLTPIRRQVLRALLSSHRPLGAYEVIDELARVMPRPAPITVYRALDFLMQNGLVHRIESRNAFLACGREHDDASAVAFLICESCGSVGEIPATAVAQSLSEAARQTGFTPKLSVVEITGVCGHCQST